One genomic segment of Chitinophaga sancti includes these proteins:
- the ung gene encoding uracil-DNA glycosylase, whose translation MDVKIEASWKEVLKDEFQKSYFEQIALHLKQEKALNRTIYPPGNLIFNAFDKTPFDKVKVVLLGQDPYHGPGQAHGLCFSVQDGVKPPPSLVNIFKELHADLGLPIPQGGNLTKWAEHGVLLLNAFLTVRANEPASHSKVGWENFTDAVIRKVSENKKDVVFILWGRFAQDKQVLIDATKHHILKAAHPSPFSADKGFFGCRHFSKTNEMLAKAGIEPVDWSL comes from the coding sequence GAACAAATCGCCCTCCATCTCAAGCAGGAGAAGGCTTTGAACCGCACCATTTACCCTCCTGGCAACCTTATTTTCAATGCTTTCGACAAGACTCCCTTCGATAAAGTTAAAGTTGTTTTATTAGGACAAGACCCTTATCACGGTCCCGGACAAGCACATGGTTTATGTTTTTCTGTACAGGATGGCGTTAAACCTCCACCTTCCCTTGTGAATATTTTTAAGGAGCTGCATGCTGACCTTGGCCTGCCTATTCCACAAGGAGGGAACCTCACCAAATGGGCAGAGCATGGCGTATTGCTCCTGAATGCATTTCTCACTGTCCGCGCCAATGAACCCGCTTCTCACTCAAAAGTCGGCTGGGAAAACTTTACGGATGCGGTAATCAGAAAAGTGTCAGAAAATAAAAAAGATGTGGTATTTATTCTTTGGGGACGGTTTGCTCAGGACAAACAGGTACTGATAGATGCTACCAAGCACCATATTCTGAAAGCGGCGCATCCATCGCCTTTCAGTGCTGATAAAGGATTCTTTGGTTGCAGGCACTTTTCTAAGACAAATGAAATGCTGGCAAAAGCGGGTATTGAACCTGTGGATTGGAGTTTATAA